In one Silene latifolia isolate original U9 population chromosome 10, ASM4854445v1, whole genome shotgun sequence genomic region, the following are encoded:
- the LOC141606373 gene encoding uncharacterized protein LOC141606373: MDFLLVTYRSSPKGKAVDGVPPSRAHVFLETRKNRKTEPTRMDEKSTQAVLHSVFLDVRKLRRMAGIRITESGTVKVECVLNWFTFIFARLIPYALILIKLVRDASKFDKGMENLLICQPLILRVFMEPELRYGRTRC; this comes from the exons ATGGATTTTTTATTGGTTACTTACAGGAGTTCACCAAAAGGGAAG GCTGTTGATGGAGTACCACCATCCCGAGCTCATGTGTTCTTGGAGACTCGTAAGAACCGAAAGACTGAACCTACTCGTATGGATGAAAAATCAACGCAAGCAGTG TTGCATTCCGTGTTTCTGGATGTGAGAAAATTGCGACGGATGGCTGGGATTCGAATTACGGAGAGTGGAACAGTGAAGGTAGAATGTGTTCTGAACTGGTTCACCTTCATTTTTGCTCGACTAATACCTTATGCACTGATACTGATCAAACTTGTAAGAGACGCCTCCAAGTTCGACAAGGGTATGGAGAATTTGCTAATCTGTCAGCCTCTGATACTTCGAGTCTTCATGGAACCAGAGCTAAGATATGGAAGGACAAGGTGTTAA